A single genomic interval of Helianthus annuus cultivar XRQ/B chromosome 13, HanXRQr2.0-SUNRISE, whole genome shotgun sequence harbors:
- the LOC110898554 gene encoding uncharacterized protein LOC110898554 — MAGKVIENRASTSFDFEIVDKDYDHTIDESANNINPWINPASIKLRHRLGRGPFGDVWLATRHQVSEDHEEYHEVAVKMLHHIKEDNIKTVLDKLNVLFSKSRGLQGACWLHGVSVINGKICIIMKFYEASIGDRMARLKEGKFSFGDVLRYGIDLAQGIMEMHSKEILILNLKPFNILINNDRKAILGDLGIACVLLGVPLPSSDMTRRLGTPNYMAPEQWQPDVRGPLAFETDSWGFGCTIVEMLTGQQPWCGKSIDEIYDSVVKRQEKPHVPDGLPPDVKNVIMGCFEYDFRSRPLMSDILRVFESSKDAVYHDGNWSNIGSRGILDKANLNGYTEWFLSKDHLQVGDMVRSRKPLNSCKPESMVVPEGTIVGLDTDSDQNGYVLVRVHGIHDPVRVHGSTLERVTFGLAAGDWVRLKNENKKHSPVGVLHSITRDGNVAVGVIGFETLWKGVYSDLQMAETYCPGQFVRLKSNVFSPRFQWVGKRGCEWATGRVSNVLPNGCLVVKFPSKLTFGDDNSCFLADPAEVELVSFSTSPNMMKKYQHLEDFHWAVRPLLVSLGLLTAVKLGFCVPKKIGKSKSNSESMETQRGGDIANAKWLPPNMANIIFREGVTTTATATTSR, encoded by the exons ATGGCTGGAAAAGTCATTGAAAATCGCGCATCAACGTCCTTCGACTTTGAGATTGTCGACAAGGATTATGACCACACCATTGATGAATCCGCTAATAATATCAATCCATGGATAAACCCTGCGTCTATTAAACTTAGACATCGACTCGGAAGGGGCCCGTTTGGTGATGTCTGGTTAGCAACTCGTCATCAAGTTTCCGAAGATCATGAAGAGTATCATGAAGTGGCTGTTAAGATGCTACATCATATCAAGGAAGATAACATCAAGACTGTGTTGGATAAACTTAATGTTTTGTTTTCGAAATCTAGAGGATTACAAGGTGCTTGTTGGTTGCATGGTGTTTCAGTTATAAATGGAAAG ATATGTATTATTATGAAGTTTTATGAGGCGTCAATTGGTGATCGGATGGCTCGTCTTAAAGAAGGGAAGTTTTCTTTCGGTGATGTTTTGAG GTACGGGATTGATCTAGCTCAAGGTATTATGGAAATGCATTCGAAAGAGATCTTAATTCTTAACCTTAAGCCTTTTAATATCCTCATAAACAACGACCGCAAAGCAATTTTGGGCGATTTGGGAATCGCGTGCGTTCTTTTAGGCGTTCCATTACCTAGTTCCGATATGACTAGAAGACTCGGCACACCAAATTATATGGCCCCTGAACAATGGCAACCTGACGTTAGAGGCCCACTGGCTTTTGAAACCGATTCATGGGGTTTCGGTTGCACCATTGTGGAAATGTTGACTGGTCAACAGCCTTGGTGTGGTAAATCTATTGACGAGATATATGATTCCGTTGTTAAACGGCAAGAAAAACCGCACGTTCCCGATGGTCTTCCACCCGATGTCAAAAATGTAATTATGGGCTGTTTTGAGTATGACTTCCGGAGTCGTCCTTTGATGTCAGATATTTTACGTGTATTTGAAAG CTCGAAAGATGCGGTTTACCATGATGGGAATTGGTCAAATATTGGTAGTAGGGGTATTTTGGACAAAGCAAATTTAAACGGCTATACAGAATGGTTtttgtcgaaagatcatcttCAAGTGGGTGATATGGTTCGATCTAGAAAGCCGCTAAACTCGTGCAAGCCCGAAAGCATGGTTGTCCCAGAAGGGACTATAGTCGGTTTAGACACCGACAGTGATCAAAACGGTTACGTTTTGGTACGGGTACATGGCATACACGATCCAGTTAGAGTCCACGGGTCGACATTGGAGCGGGTCACATTCGGGCTGGCAGCAGGGGACTGGGTCCGTTTAAAGAACGAAAATAAAAAACACTCTCCTGTCGGTGTTCTTCATTCTATTACGCGTGACGGAAACGTAGCCGTTGGTGTTATCGGGTTCGAAACTCTTTGGAAAGGTGTTTATTCGGATCTCCAGATGGCAGAAACGTATTGTCCGGGCCAGTTTGTGAGGCTAAAGTCTAACGTTTTTAGCCCGAGGTTTCAGTGGGTCGGAAAACGAGGGTGTGAATGGGCCACGGGGCGGGTTTCTAACGTGTTACCGAACGGTTGTCTTGTCGTTAAATTCCCTAGTAAACTAACTTTTGGCGATGATAACAGTTGCTTTTTGGCCGATCCAGCTGAAGTTGAATTGGTCTCGTTTAGTACGAGTCCTAACATGATGAAAAAGTATCAACATCTTGAGGATTTTCACTGGGCTGTGAGACCGTTACTGGTTTCGTTAGGTTTGTTGACTGCAGTTAAGCTAGGGTTTTGTGTCCCGAAGAAAATCGGAAAATCGAAAAGTAACTCCGAATCCATGGAAACTCAGCGGGGCGGTGATATTGCGAATGCGAAATGGCTTCCTCCAAACATGGCTAATATTATTTTCAGAGAAGGGGTTACtactactgctaccgctaccacttccaGGTAA